The Sebastes umbrosus isolate fSebUmb1 chromosome 23, fSebUmb1.pri, whole genome shotgun sequence genome contains a region encoding:
- the rergla gene encoding ras-related and estrogen-regulated growth inhibitor-like protein, with product MNEVKIAVLGSEGVGKSALIVRFLTRRFIGEYASSSECVYRKRLSVDGKQMNLELYDPCSQACEGKSTLNEQIHWADGLIVVYDISDRSSFLTAKAIVHLIRELHLGTAKRNADSLVFLVGNKQDLCHMREVRREEGQGLAAECRCQFYELSAAEHHQEVALIFFKMVQHASLVGGKAKERRRRPSGSKSMAKLINNVFGKRRKSV from the exons ATGAATGAGGTCAAGATCGCGGTGTTGGGCAGTGAAGGGGTCGGAAAATCAG ctctcATCGTCCGGTTCCTCACCAGGCGCTTTATTGGCGAGTACGCGTCCTCTTCAG AGTGCGTCTACAGAAAGCGTCTGTCTGTGGACGGGAAGCAGATGAACCTTGAGCTCTATGACCCGTGTTCTCAG GCCTGTGAGGGGAAGTCGACCTTAAACGAGCAGATCCACTGGGCCGACGGTCTGATCGTGGTCTACGATATCAGCGAccgctcctccttcctcaccGCCAAAGCCATAGTGCACCTGATCAGAGAGCTACACCTGGGAACTGCCAAAAG GAACGCCGACTCGCTCGTCTTCCTGGTGGGCAACAAACAGGACCTGTGCCACATGAGAGAGGTGCGGCGTGAGGAAGGTCAGGGTCTGGCCGCCGAGTGTCGCTGCCAGTTCTACGAGCTGTCGGCGGCCGAGCACCACCAGGAGGTGGCGCTCATCTTCTTCAAGATGGTGCAACACGCTAGCCTCGTGGGCGGCAAGGCCAAGGAGCGTAGGAGACGCCCCAGCGGCTCCAAGTCCATGGCCAAACTCATCAACAACGTCTTCGGCAAGAGGAGGAAGTCAGTGTGA